Proteins encoded in a region of the Pseudopipra pipra isolate bDixPip1 chromosome 18, bDixPip1.hap1, whole genome shotgun sequence genome:
- the COMT gene encoding catechol O-methyltransferase isoform X1: MGEMLESSSAPLFIVFILLFILLLFVVLIRRNGTAALIWNEIIREKVTNFIMNQSKEQRILNFVLQNAVPGDPQSVVDTIDKYCSQKEWAMNVGNEKGLILDKTVAEVNPSAALELGSYCGYSAVRIARLLKAGARLLTVEFNPEFAAVARQMIEFAGVQDKVKLLEGPSQEIIPQLKKKYEVDTLDFVFLDHWKDRYTPDTILLQECNLLRKGSVLLADNVIFPGAPDFLTYVRKSPHFQCTNYPSHLEYMQVEDAMEKAVFLG, translated from the exons atGCTGGAGAGCTCTTCAGCCCCTTTGTTCATTGTCttcatcctgcttttcattttgctgctcTTTGTGGTGCTCATCAGGAGAAACGGCACTGCTGCCCTTATCTGGAATGAAATAATCCGGGAGAAAGTCACCAATTTCATCATGAACCAGAGCAAAGAGCAGAGGATTTTAAATTTCGTGCTGCAGAACGCGGTGCCAGGAGACCCCCAGAGCGTGGTGGACACTATAGACAAATACTGCTCCCAGAAGGAGTGGGCCATGAACGTGGGCAATGAGAAAG GTTTGATTTTAGACAAGACAGTGGCAGAGGTGAACCCCTcggctgccctggagctgggctCATACTGTGGCTACTCAGCAGTGAGGATTGCCCGGCTCCTCAAGGCAGGGGCTCGGCTGCTCACTGTGGAGTTCAACCCAGAGTTTGCTGCTGTAGCCAGACAGATGATTGAGTTTGCTGGAGTACAAGACAAG GTTAAACTCCTAGAAGGCCCTTCACAGGAAATTATCccccagctgaaaaaaaaatatgaagtagATACTCTGGATTTTGTGTTCCTGGACCACTGGAAAGACAGATACACACCAGACACCATCCTGCTTCAG gAATGCAACCTGCTGAGGAAGGGCTCAGTTCTCCTGGCTGACAATGTCATTTTCCCAGGAGCTCCAGATTTCCTGACCTACGTCCGCAAGAGCCCCCATTTCCAGTGCACTAACTATCCATCCCATCTGGAATACATGCAAGTGGAAGATGCTATGGAAAAGGCTGTGTTTTTGGGATAA
- the COMT gene encoding catechol O-methyltransferase isoform X2 encodes MLESSSAPLFIVFILLFILLLFVVLIRRNGTAALIWNEIIREKVTNFIMNQSKEQRILNFVLQNAVPGDPQSVVDTIDKYCSQKEWAMNVGNEKGLILDKTVAEVNPSAALELGSYCGYSAVRIARLLKAGARLLTVEFNPEFAAVARQMIEFAGVQDKVKLLEGPSQEIIPQLKKKYEVDTLDFVFLDHWKDRYTPDTILLQECNLLRKGSVLLADNVIFPGAPDFLTYVRKSPHFQCTNYPSHLEYMQVEDAMEKAVFLG; translated from the exons atGCTGGAGAGCTCTTCAGCCCCTTTGTTCATTGTCttcatcctgcttttcattttgctgctcTTTGTGGTGCTCATCAGGAGAAACGGCACTGCTGCCCTTATCTGGAATGAAATAATCCGGGAGAAAGTCACCAATTTCATCATGAACCAGAGCAAAGAGCAGAGGATTTTAAATTTCGTGCTGCAGAACGCGGTGCCAGGAGACCCCCAGAGCGTGGTGGACACTATAGACAAATACTGCTCCCAGAAGGAGTGGGCCATGAACGTGGGCAATGAGAAAG GTTTGATTTTAGACAAGACAGTGGCAGAGGTGAACCCCTcggctgccctggagctgggctCATACTGTGGCTACTCAGCAGTGAGGATTGCCCGGCTCCTCAAGGCAGGGGCTCGGCTGCTCACTGTGGAGTTCAACCCAGAGTTTGCTGCTGTAGCCAGACAGATGATTGAGTTTGCTGGAGTACAAGACAAG GTTAAACTCCTAGAAGGCCCTTCACAGGAAATTATCccccagctgaaaaaaaaatatgaagtagATACTCTGGATTTTGTGTTCCTGGACCACTGGAAAGACAGATACACACCAGACACCATCCTGCTTCAG gAATGCAACCTGCTGAGGAAGGGCTCAGTTCTCCTGGCTGACAATGTCATTTTCCCAGGAGCTCCAGATTTCCTGACCTACGTCCGCAAGAGCCCCCATTTCCAGTGCACTAACTATCCATCCCATCTGGAATACATGCAAGTGGAAGATGCTATGGAAAAGGCTGTGTTTTTGGGATAA